In one Gracilinanus agilis isolate LMUSP501 chromosome 6, AgileGrace, whole genome shotgun sequence genomic region, the following are encoded:
- the MEPE gene encoding matrix extracellular phosphoglycoprotein, whose product MVTIPDFLLQLKHSYPPLYFNSHKEGNVPVHHFNKENKQEISPKGNVIQEKEKSQDISAGKKILNKDEGTQTSKSSHRDFEVAIYTRFNGNANTGHGRSVSKELPNQEVRGVILINKNVQHDRKYASAKRLWLIEKGEEDNKTENSTHNKPETTKFSETQGKRDKDITNNQRGIQNQNIPGDHTANSHGQYATEYSKLSLKHIKFPYDFEGSGQEEEDNDFSLSGGGMIDPDTETTSGYTSVPDPDKNNAIKSNSKFPIGNESNNEIPEKEHDLNSSGGNSTRDIVGTDVNKTPREEKNIIDNKILGGSNYIKGSTNYRKLPGKEGDDFDANTGNAHQGSGGFHHSQQSSEKQRIIGQHASKGSNDVIKGMDYNEISKHGQDKTKASVGSSKRDQKTKNDKENSLSEGKGQSLIIPSYSHTYPSKGANDIRKKHYATHTKFSSTKSHHVSGRKRFWGPKNAHSKKFKPTKRNDSSDSTSSDHSSDSDSDQSMEYFQGGAN is encoded by the exons ATGGTTACTATCCCTGactttttacttcagctgaagcattcTTATCCACCTCTTTATTTCAACTCt CATAAAGAAGGCAATGTTCCAGTTCACCACTTCAACAAGGAAAATAAGCAAGAGATATCTCCTAAAGGAAATGTCATCCAGGAAAAAGAGAAGTCCCAAGATATTTCTGCTGgcaaaaaaatactgaataaagACGAAGGTACTCAAACTAGCAAGTCCTCCCACCGTGACTTTGAGGTTGCCATTTATACTAGGTTTAATGGAAATGCCAATACTGGCCATGGGAGGAGTGTTAGCAAGGAGCTACCTAACCAAGAAGTACGTGGTGTCATTCTCATTAACAAAAATGTCCAACATGATAGAAAATATGCAAGTGCTAAAAGATTGTGGCTAATTGAAAAAGGTGAAGAagataataaaactgagaatTCCACACACAATAAGCCTGAGACAACTAAGTTTTCTGAAACTCAAGGCAAAAGAGATAAGGATATTACTAATAATCAAAGAGGCATTCAAAACCAAAATATTCCAGGAGACCATACAGCCAATAGTCATGGCCAATATGCCACTGAATACTCAAAACTATCCCTAAAACACATAAAGTTTCCATATGATTTTGAAGGTAGTGGGCAAGAGGAAGAAGACAATGACTTTTCTCTTTCTGGTGGAGGAATGATTGATCCTGACACAGAAACCACAAGTGGATACACAAGTGTTCCAGATCCAGACAAAAATAATGCCATTAAGAGCAACTCTAAATTTCCCataggaaatgaaagcaataatGAAATcccagagaaagaacatgatcTGAATTCCAGTGGTGGAAATTCCACTAGAGACATTGTTGGAACTGATGTCAATAAAAcaccaagagaagagaaaaacatcATTGATAATAAAATTTTAGGAGGTAGTAATTACATTAAAGGAAGTACAAATTATAGGAAACTTCCTGGAAAAGAAGGAGATGATTTTGATGCCAACACTGGAAATGCTCATCAAGGGTCAGGAGGATTTCACCACTCTCAACAATCCTCGGAAAAGCAAAGAATTATTGGCCAACATGCTAGTAAAGGCAGTAATGATGTAATTAAAGGTATGGATTACAATGAAATTTCTAAACATGGCCAAGATAAAACTAAGGCAAGTGTAGGAAGTTCTAAGAGAGATCAAAAGACCaaaaatgataaggaaaataGTTTAAGTGAAGGAAAAGGTCAAAGCCTAATTATTCCTTCTTATAGTCATACTTACCCTTCAAAGGGAGCAAATGacataagaaaaaaacattatgcCACACATACAAAATTCAGCTCTACCAAGAGTCACCATGTAAGTGGAAGGAAGAGATTCTGGGGTCCTAAAAATGCCCATTCAAAGAAGTTTAAGCCTACTAAAAGAAATGACAGCAGTGATTCAACTTCCAGTGACCACTCAAGTGATAGTGATAGTGACCAATCTATGGAATATTTTCAAGGTGGTGCTAATTAG
- the LOC123251616 gene encoding LOW QUALITY PROTEIN: MRG/MORF4L-binding protein (The sequence of the model RefSeq protein was modified relative to this genomic sequence to represent the inferred CDS: substituted 1 base at 1 genomic stop codon), with protein sequence MGVATGGSGGGGPGWGAGGGGPGSGPGPGGSGEKGPVESAPGPPXEVVVWSPEVEVCLFHAMLRHKPVGVNRHFHMICIRDKFSQNIGRQISSKVIWDHLSTMYDMQALHESEILPFPNSEKNFILPEEIIQEVKEGKVMIEDEVKEEIKEEMDSHTVFTSSGNLGKGAEKSSGKEKEKSSSDSGSKEGADKRKRNRVTEKVLNANSNPSSPSAAKRRRT encoded by the coding sequence ATGGGGGTTGCCACCGGCGGAAGCGGCGGCGGCGGCCCAGGATGGGGAGCAGGCGGCGGCGGCCCCGGTTCTGGCCCGGGCCCTGGCGGTAGCGGTGAGAAAGGCCCGGTGGAGTCGGCGCCGGGCCCGCCCTAGGAAGTCGTAGTGTGGAGCCCCGAGGTGGAAGTGTGCCTCTTCCATGCCATGCTGAGGCACAAGCCTGTTGGTGTGAATCGTCACTTCCACATGATCTGCATCAGGGACAAGTTCAGTCAGAACATAGGGAGGCAGATCTCCTCCAAAGTCATCTGGGACCATTTAAGTACTATGTACGATATGCAAGCATTGCATGAGTCTGAGATTCTTCCATTCCCTAATTCAGAGAAGAACTTCATCCTTCctgaagaaattattcaagaggTCAAAGAAGGAAAAGTGATGATTGAAGATgaagtgaaggaagaaataaaagaagaaatggattcaCACACTGTTTTTACATCTTCAGGAAATTTGGGTAAAGGAGCTGAAAAGTCCAgtggcaaagaaaaagaaaagagctcATCAGATTCTGGATCTAAAGAAGGTGCAGACAAGAGGAAACGCAACCGTGTCACGGAAAAGGTCTTAAATGCAAACAGCAATCCCTCTAGCCCAAGTGCAGCCAAACGTCGGAGAACATAG